The Cytophagia bacterium CHB2 nucleotide sequence CAACTTTCCGGTTGAAGAAGTAAAGCATTTGGGCGCCGATATCGTTATCGGCGTCGATGTCGGTGCGCCGCTCTCCTCCGGCGAGAAACTGAATTCCATCTTCAGTATCATTGATCAGGCTATGAGTTTTCGCGGCGCGGAAACCAATATTCGACAGCAGCAACTATGCGACATTCTGATAAAGCCCGACATCACCGGTCTTTCCGCGGTCAGCTTCGATCGCGTCGACACGTTATTGCACCGCGGTGAAATGGCGGCGCGACGCGCCTTACCGCAACTCCGCGCGCTGCTCGATTCGCTCGGCTTTGCAACGCAACGGCAACCGCGGCCGGCGCCGCCGCAACCGGATTCGATTCATGTGCAAGAGATCACGATTTCCGGATTGCATGATGTATCACAACGTCTCGTGCTTGCAGAGCTGGGAATACGTCCGCCGGCCTGGCTCAAAGCCGAGCACTTGGAAAAAGCGATCGGCCGCGTCTATCGTTCACATTTTTTCGAGCGTGTGACTTATCGTTTTGAGCCGCATCCCCAAGGTGTGAAATTGTTCGTTGAAGTCATCGAGAAATCCGCCGATCTTTTTCGCCTGGGCTTGCGCTATGACACCAGCACCAAGGCCGCGTTGCTGCTCAACACCACGTTTCGCAATCGCGCCGAACACGGCTCGTCATTAAGTTTCGATCTGAAATTGGGGGAACAGTTTGAATTCGATGCGCAGTATTTCATTCATACCGGCGTTCTGCCTCATGTTGGATTGCGCATGCGCGCCAACTATGCCAGAACGTCATTGGATATTTTCGACGAAGGCCAGGCGATCGCACGCTACCGCCAGCGCACCAGCTTCATCGAGGGCACGCTCGGCAGTTTTTTTTCAAATGTGGCGGTTATCGGCATTGGTTTAAAGGGCGAATCCGCCAGCTTTTCTCCGGAGGTGGCCTTACCGTCGTTTCCAACCCTGCGCGAACGCTTTGCCTCCCTGTTCGGGCTAATCTGGCTTGATACGCAGGATCGCGCGGTATTCCCGAGCCGCGGCCATTTACTGCTCTTAAAGAGTGAAGCCGTATCTGGCAAACTTGGCGGCAAGCCAGAGTTTTGGCATCATACCGGCGATTGGCGCGGCTTTTTCGCCGTGCATCACCGGCTCACCTGGCTTATGCGCGTGCAGCTTGGCCACGCAAGCAAAGCCGATTTGCCGTTACACTATAATTTTTTTCTAGGCGGACCGGATTCCTTTGTCGGTTACAAAACGCAGGAATTGGCAAACAGAAATGTGCAAGCCTTGCAGCTCGGCATGCAATATGAAATCATGCCGCATCGTTATCTGATCTTGCGCTGGAATGCCGGCAACACATTCAATCGCTGGCAACTGCGGCTTGATAAGCGCCGTTTTGTCACTGGCGCCGGCCTCACGCTGGGCTTTCCCACCGTCATCGGCCCGATCGAGCTAACGGCAATGAGCAGCAGCCAACATAATTTCTTGACGCATTTGACGATTGGATACAAGTTCTAAAGCCAATACCGTTCACTTTGGATTCTCTCTTAAATAACTTGCCCGTATCACAAACCGCGAATGGACGCTAATAAACGCGAATTTTAAAATTAGCGGATATTCGCGTTTATTGGCGGTTCCGCAAATGAGTAAGTTATTTAAATGGCGTTCCTAAGTGAACGGTATTGGTTCTAAAGCGTCTCGAATCACGCTATTTGCTCATGCGCGTTAACTTGCTTGACGACGGTTACAGAAAAATTTTAGGAAATGCCTGCGTCATTTTAACAAGTGCCGTGGCGTAGGCCCGCAGAACGGGGATATGCGCTTGACATTCTCTCAAATCATGTTAGATTGTTGCGTGTTGTAGGATAGTTCGCATGCTGCATGGTTGAACGAATCTTTGATGGAGGAGTATTATGTCAGTCGCACGGGTAACAGAAATTACGGCGTCATCGCCCAAGGGCTTTGAGGATGCTGTGCAAGTTGGCATCGAACGCGCCAACAAAACATTGAAAAACCTGACCGGAGCCTGGGTGAAGGAACAAAAAGTAATGATCACCAACGGTAAGATTGCAGAATACCGCGTCACAATGAAAGTCACATTCATTTTGCAAGACTGAGATTTTTTGCGACCAGGGACTTTTTCTCAACGAATGGCGCCGGCTCCGGCGCCATTCGTCGCTTTGTTTGCGTGCCGCGGAGTTTTTCATTCTTGCGGAGTTCTTATTCGGGAGCTTTTCCATGTCTAAACTCGCTTTTCTTGATGAGGAAATGCAGGCTTTGCAGGACCAGGGCCTGCTGATCACGATTCGCACGATTGAAAGCGCAATGGGCGCCTGGATTCAAGTCGACGGCAAGCGGGTCTTGAATCTCTGCGCCAACAATTATCTGGGATTCGCCAACCATTCCCGCCTCAGAGAGGCGGCGATTCAAGCGATTACCGAATATGGCGTTGGCCCGGCCGCCGTGCGCACGATCGCGGGTACACAAAAGCTTCATCTCGAATTGGAGGAAAAGCTCGCGCGCTTCAAGGGCGTCGAAGCCGCCATCTCGTTTCAATCCGGTTTCATCTCCAACCAGGCCGTGATTCCCACGCTCACCGGCGCAGGCGATGTGATTTTTTCCGACGAATTGAATCATGCGAGCATCATCGACGGCACGCGGCTTTCGAAAGCCAAAATCGTGCGTTATGCGCATAATAATGTCGCCGACCTGGAAGATAAAATCAAAAACGAAACGGCCGTGCGCCGGCGCTTGATCATCACCGACGGGGTTTTCAGCATGGATGGCGATATCGCCCCGCTGCCGGATATCGTCGCGGTTGCCGAAAAATATGGCGCTCTGACGATGGTGGACGATGCCCACGGCGAAGGCGTGCTCGGCAAGGCCGGGCGCGGCATCGCCGATCATTTTGGGTTGCATGGCCGCGTCGACATAGAAATCGGCACAATGTCAAAAGCATTCGGCGTGGTGGGCGGATACGTCGCGGGCAAGAAAAAGATCATCGAATATTTGCGGCAGCGCGCGCGCCCGTTTCTTTTTTCCAGCGCGGTGACGCCGGCAGATGTGGCGGCTTGCATTGCTGCGGTCGACATTCTCTCGGAATCCGATGAATTGGTTGCCCGGCTTTGGCAGAATACCGCCTACTTTAAAGAAAAAATGCAAGCGTTGGGGTTTGATTTGGGAGAGAGTGTCACGCCGATTACGCCGATGATGATACGCGATACGGCGCGCGCGCATGCGCTCAGCAAACAACTGTTCGAAACCGGCATCTTCGCAATGGCAATCACCTTCCCCACTGTTCCCAAGGGCAAGGAACGTTTGCGTATCATGATGTCGGCCACACATTCCACGGAAGACTTGAATTTTGCCATTGGCGCGTTTGAAAAAGCAGGCAAAGAGTTGGGGATTATCAAGTAGGCCTGTGGAATTTTGCTGATCACCAAATAACATTTGACAATTTAATCATCCACACGATACGATTGCCCATGCTTTCTACTTAAAGGCCGGGGCAAATTGCAACGGGAGTCCAGCATTTCATGCAAGATCAAATCATCCACGTTGGCCACAGCCCCGATCCTGACGATGCCTTCATGTTTTATGGCCTCGCGAGCGGCAAGGTTAAAATTCCAGGCGTTACCATTGCGCATGTCATGGCCGATATTCAAACATTGAATGAGCGGGCGTTGCGCGCCGAGCTTGAAGTGACGGCAATATCCGCGCATGCGCTGGCGCACGTGGGCGACAAATACTGGATCATGCGCACTGGCGCAAGCATGGGCGAAGGCTATGGCCCGATTATCGTCTCGAAAAAACTCTCGCATCGCCGCGAGCTTGCGGGCAAAGTCATCGGCACGCCCGGCAAATGGACCACCGCCAATTTATTATTGAATATCTTTGTAACGGATGCGCGCAATATCGATATGCCGTTCGATCGCATCATCGAAGCGGTTTTGGCGGGAGAAGTCGATGCCGGCTTGTTGATTCACGAAGGCCAAATTAATTATCATCAATTCGGGTTGAAAAAGCTGATCGACTTCGGCGAAGTGTGGCGGGAGGCGTGCGGCGGGCTGCCGTTGCCGTTGGGCCTCGATGTCGTGCGCAAAGATTTGGGCGAAGACATGGCGCACCGTTTATCACAGGGCCTGCGCGACAGCATCGCTTACGGCTATGCGCATCAAGACGAGTCGATTCCTTACGCTTTGGAATTTGGCCGGGGTATCGATGAAAAACTCGGCGAGAGATTTGTTAAGATGTACGTCAATGAGGTGACGATTGACATGGGGGAACGTGGTCAAAAAGCGCTTGAACGGCTCTACAGCATGGCTTACGCCAAGAAACTAATTCCTGCGCAGCCGAAAGTCCTCCTATATTAGCATTCCTCGTTTTCCCCGGCAACGATCAAACAGCGGCCAACAATTGCAACTATTCTGCATTTGCTGGCCGCTGTTTTTATTGCCTTACTTCTTGAGAATAAAATTCACTGCTGGTGCAGCCGCCACGTTAACCTGCAGCAAGCCCAATTGTCTCATCAATTCATCACGTCGCGCAAAAAATGCTTCGCGCAAATGAGGAGAGATCGGTTCTGTGGAAGCGGGCTTCATGCGCAACGGATCGATTGGCCGGCCGTTAAGATACATGGTGTAATGCAGATGCGGCCCGGTCGCCATGCCGGTAGCGCCGACATAGCCGACGACTTGACTCTGATTCACAAAATCTCCCACGCGTAAATTCTCGGCAAACCGTGACAGATGGCCGTACAGCGTCGCAAAATGATTCTTGTGCTTGACAATGACGCGATTGCCATAACCGCCTTCCCATCCCATGGCCGCCACCTCGCCATGCGCTGTCGCCACAACCGGCGTGCCGCTTGCCGCAGCGAAATCAACGCCGGTATGCGCCCGCACTTTTTTCAAAATGGGATGCATCCGCCCGTAGGAAAAATGCGAGGAGATACGGCGGTAATTCAACGGGGATTTGAGAAAAGTCTTTTGAAACGAGTTGCCGTGGCGATCAAAATAACCCGCGCGGCCGCTATCAGCGTTGAAGTAAAACGCCGCATAGCTCGAATCGCGTTGCTCGTACGTGGCGGCGAAAACCCTGCCGTACCGCACGAACTCACGCTGTCCGTTTTCTTTATCAACGAACAACTTTTCGAAAAGAATGCGGAACCGATCGCCGCGCTGCGTATCGATGAAAAAATCGATATCCCATTGAAAAATATCCGTGTACTGCAACAGCAGCTCGGGGGATTCATTCTGCGCCAGCACGGCATCATACAGCGTTGTCGTGATCTCGCCTTGCAAAATCTCCGTCTCACAATGCAGATGCAAGGAATCCGCGGCGCTGATGAAATTATCCGTGCTGTCACGCTGCACCCGAATCACCAGCTCCGGCGAGGGCTGATAGGCCAACTCGTGCAAAATGCCCAACGAATCCAGCTTCAGTTGCACCGAGGTGCCGGCGCGCATGCGGCGCGGATCAAAAATCGCGCGCAGCGCTTCGATACTTGGGAAAATATCCTCCGGCCGGACATAACTCATGCTGAGGATCTGCGCCAGCGTCTGACCGCGGACAAGAGTGTGATCCACGATCTTCAGATCGAGCGGTTCCGGCGCCGTTGCCGTCGAGTCCACAAACGGGATGACCGGAATTGTTTCTGTTGGTTGCGACTCAAAATTCTTGAAAAAATAAGCTGACACCGTCAAGATGATCATCAGCAGCAAACGTCCCGCTAGTGATGACCACTGCGTGTGTTTTCTCATATTCTCTCCCTCACAACAACACAGGTAATCAGATAGTCCTCCTTTTGCATTAGAAATAGATCGCCAGCGTCAAGACCCCGGCGGTGGCGATGCCAAAACCGCTGCCGCCGCCCAACTTCGTTGTTGCCGTGTTGGGGCCTTGCGTGGTCTCTTGATCCTTGCGCGAGATTTTACTGAACCCAAAACGATATTCCGCGGACAAACTCGCTTCCTTCACGATAAAAAATTCTGCGCCCACCAAAGCAAAAAAATCAACTTGCGACCCGCCCACGAAATTCAACCCATTGATGAGTTCGCCATTCCTGCTGTTTTTCACAATGAACTGCTCAGAGGCTGGTCCAATATTGGGGTTCTTCCTCTCGGTCGAAGTGGTCGAGAGGGCGACCCCCACGCCCCACATCGGCGTCACACGGCCTATCCCGCCGTGAAACTCAAGCGCGCCGGAAATGCCGACACGTGTTGCAGAGGTTTCCCCATCCTGCGCCTGCTGGCCGCTGGCGGGATTTGCAGGATCGTCTTCACTGGCCGAGGCAAACTGCAGCCCGCCACGAAAAGCCGTCGAGGGCGACAAATAATACTTCACTCCAATCCCACCATTAAAGCTGTTGGCATTCAGATTGTCCAATCCCGAGAAGTTGAACAATAGCGCTTTGGAGCCGCTTTGCAACGCCGGCGCCACCTGCGCCAATGCCAGACTGTGGCTTAAACACAGCGCCAAACTCAGCACCAGTTTTTTCATAGACCCTCCGAAAAATTCTAAATGAACAACAACCGTCCGACGAACATCGTTCGGGAAGGGTTTATACGTTGGTATTCATCAAAAAAATCCCGGTGCACGGCCGATGATTCTTTCTACCGGCCCGGCGATTTCTTCAGCAAAATCTGGCGACTGTCTTCCTTGACCACGTTATTATAAAATTTTTTGAAACCTGCGTATTCCTCCGGCGCAACAACGGATTTGCGATTGATCAACACGCGCCGGCCGTTGAGCGCGCCAGCCGCAAAGGAATAGCGGACGCTGTAGTCTCCAATCGGCGAAGCATACTCCACGACATTCGGCAAATCCATCGGGGCATAACCGGCGGGCAATTTCACTTCAATTTCCTGAATCAAGCTGTCGGCCCAGGGCCAGTACTCATAGGGATGTTTTCGGCTTTCATAAGATAAGGCCTCGTTCGCGGGCAAATCGTCCGCCCACGGCATCTTGAAGAGTTTGAATTGGCTGGCATCCGTGACATAATTGGGCGCCTCAAAATGATAAACATAATTCACCTCAGGCGCAAGCTCGTCCAGGTTTTGCAGTTCGAGCCTGGTTAACTTGACATTCGGGAAACTCTCGCTGAGAACCTGCGCCAGCTCTTTTTCACGGTCTCTTGCGCTCAGATGGCGATACTGCTGTCGCATCGCCGCGCCCAATGAACCGGTTTTGCGCGAGCGTTCTTCCACCGCAATGCTGTTGTCCTCGCGAATCGTTGCGATTGCCCGGCGCGCCACCACACGCGAGGCCGAGCTTTCGCGCGGCAAATATCCCGGCGCGTTCACGCCCGGTTTGATCAACAATGAAAAGCCTTCGATGTCAAGCTCCGGCATGGCATTCACCGGGTAATTATTCGCGGTGAGATCGAGATACTGCATGCCGGTTTTCGTTTCGACGCCCGCGATGCAATGATTGAAAGCGATGGCCGGCAGAATATTCTCGTTGCGGCCTTGATCTTTGGTATTCACCAGCACATGATGCGCCGCAATATCCACCTCGCGCAACATTGCAATGCATAAGGTCGCCACGTCTTTGCAATCGCCAATCTTCGTCACCAGCACATCGCGCGCCGATTGCGGCACCAAACCGGATTGCCGGAACGGCACGCTGCTGTAGCGAATGTTTTCGGTGATGAAATTGTAAATGCGCGCAATTTTTTCTTCTTCTGAAATCTTATCGAGATCAGGGAACAACGCCGCAACTTGTTCTTTGATCTCATAAGAGCTGCGTGTTTTCGTTGCGGCCAAATCTGAATACCATTTCACCAGATACTCCCAATCCGGCAGGCTGGTGAGGTACAGGACTTTGCCGATATCTTCCAGCAAAGGCATACCGGCTTCATAAGGCAACGCCGGCTCGTCGTGCATTTCCCATTGATAAATCACGCCGCCTTCGGTCGTTTTTCTCACCGGCGCATCCGGCATGCGCAAACCACGATACTGAAACTTGAGCTCGGCGGGCGCCAGCAAAGAATAACGAATCTGCTTGATCGGATAGAAGCCGTTGAAAAAAAAAGAGTCCCAGAAATGATTGGA carries:
- a CDS encoding glycine C-acetyltransferase; translation: MSKLAFLDEEMQALQDQGLLITIRTIESAMGAWIQVDGKRVLNLCANNYLGFANHSRLREAAIQAITEYGVGPAAVRTIAGTQKLHLELEEKLARFKGVEAAISFQSGFISNQAVIPTLTGAGDVIFSDELNHASIIDGTRLSKAKIVRYAHNNVADLEDKIKNETAVRRRLIITDGVFSMDGDIAPLPDIVAVAEKYGALTMVDDAHGEGVLGKAGRGIADHFGLHGRVDIEIGTMSKAFGVVGGYVAGKKKIIEYLRQRARPFLFSSAVTPADVAACIAAVDILSESDELVARLWQNTAYFKEKMQALGFDLGESVTPITPMMIRDTARAHALSKQLFETGIFAMAITFPTVPKGKERLRIMMSATHSTEDLNFAIGAFEKAGKELGIIK
- a CDS encoding M23 family metallopeptidase, translating into MRKHTQWSSLAGRLLLMIILTVSAYFFKNFESQPTETIPVIPFVDSTATAPEPLDLKIVDHTLVRGQTLAQILSMSYVRPEDIFPSIEALRAIFDPRRMRAGTSVQLKLDSLGILHELAYQPSPELVIRVQRDSTDNFISAADSLHLHCETEILQGEITTTLYDAVLAQNESPELLLQYTDIFQWDIDFFIDTQRGDRFRILFEKLFVDKENGQREFVRYGRVFAATYEQRDSSYAAFYFNADSGRAGYFDRHGNSFQKTFLKSPLNYRRISSHFSYGRMHPILKKVRAHTGVDFAAASGTPVVATAHGEVAAMGWEGGYGNRVIVKHKNHFATLYGHLSRFAENLRVGDFVNQSQVVGYVGATGMATGPHLHYTMYLNGRPIDPLRMKPASTEPISPHLREAFFARRDELMRQLGLLQVNVAAAPAVNFILKK
- a CDS encoding dodecin domain-containing protein, with translation MSVARVTEITASSPKGFEDAVQVGIERANKTLKNLTGAWVKEQKVMITNGKIAEYRVTMKVTFILQD
- a CDS encoding ABC transporter substrate-binding protein, producing the protein MIHVGHSPDPDDAFMFYGLASGKVKIPGVTIAHVMADIQTLNERALRAELEVTAISAHALAHVGDKYWIMRTGASMGEGYGPIIVSKKLSHRRELAGKVIGTPGKWTTANLLLNIFVTDARNIDMPFDRIIEAVLAGEVDAGLLIHEGQINYHQFGLKKLIDFGEVWREACGGLPLPLGLDVVRKDLGEDMAHRLSQGLRDSIAYGYAHQDESIPYALEFGRGIDEKLGERFVKMYVNEVTIDMGERGQKALERLYSMAYAKKLIPAQPKVLLY